The sequence CTAAAGAAGCTGCTCTTGATAATGAAATCTTCAAATTAGGCTGTAAACTTTTTAAGTCAAAGAGCATCCAGCCATCTTTATTCTCTATTTATGATGATTTAAAGAAAATTGTGCGTGAAAATGGTCCGTATGATGCGTTTCATTCTCATGTGCACTATTTTGGTGGGTTTATTGTGTTAGTCGGTTATATTTTAAAAATACCAGTGCGTATTGTGCATTCACATACTGATACGAGACTTAAAGAAAGCCATAGTAATTTTCTGAGGAGGGTATATATTGAATCAATGCGCCTTCTCGTTCATCTTTTTGCAACAAAGGGCGTTGGCGGAAGCTCTGAAACGGCAACGGATCAATTTGGGAAAAATTGGGCCAAAGATTCCAGATGGCAAGTATTGCCTTGCGGAATAGATTTCAAGCGTTTTGACATCCCCAGAGATAGATTATTGTCGCTATCACTTGGTATTCCGGTTGGTGCTAAGGTAATTGGGCATATCGGTAGATTTGAGCCAGTAAAAAATCATTTTTTTCTGATCAAACTTTTTAAAAAGATGCTGGATCGCGGGAATAATATTTTTTTACTATTGGTAGGCGATGGAAGCTTAAAGGGAGTTATTGAAAAACAGGTTAGGAACATGGGTATTTCGGACAGAGTTATTTTTTTAGGCCTTAGAGATGATGTGCCAAATCTTTTGCGATCAGTCATCGATGTTTTTCTGCTTCCTTCTTTATATGAAGGGTTGCCGTTAGCTTTTATTGAGGCTCAATTGGCTGGTTGTTATTGCCTGGGAGCAGATACTTTTTCTAAAGAAGCCGTTCTTAATTCAAAAAGCACAATGCTATTGAATTTGGAGGGATCCTTTGATGAATGGGTTAATAAGGCAGAAGATTTTCTCTCCCGTCCAAAGATAGAAGATTCCGAAATGCTTTTATCTCAATATCGCAATTCTACCTTTGATCTAAAAACAAATATAAAAAGATTATTATCTTTATATCATAATGAGGAATATCAGAAATGATTATCAGAGGATGGTATATATATTATTTATTTCTGTTTTTTCTTATTAGTCTATCGTTATTTTTTGATTTTAGAAAAAATAGTGAAACTAAGAGACTGATTTTGTACTGTTTTTTAGTTTTTATTCTTTCGCTTTTTGCCGGTACACGAATTGGTTGGAGCGACCAGGAAGCCTATATATGGCTTTATGATATGATTCCTCCATTGCCAGTATTTCTATGGGGGAATACCTTTGTACAGCTTAGAATGGAATATCTTTTTCTTCTTTTTAACTCAGTTCTCAAATGTTTTTCTGATAATCCCCTCACTATGTTTCTGTCTTTTGCTTTCATTACTGTGGCATTGGATCTATATGCCTATAAAAAATATTCACCGTATTTTATTCTTTCAGTCGTTTTTTTCTATGCAACTCACTATTTTAGCGGAGCAATGGTGGCAATGAGAACTGGTATTGCAATGGCATTTGTTTTATTTGGGATGTCTTATTTGGTTAATAAAAAGGATTCAATATTCTTTATTATGGTTCTCATTGCATGTTTTTTCCACGTTTCTTCAATTTTTGTTTTGTTTGGTTATTTATTGTATCGATTAAAATTTTCAACGAAGACATTGTTCTTCTTAATAATCGGGGCCTTTATTTTAGGCGCTTTTACACCTGTTGCTAATTTAGTATTTAGCCACTTCATGCAATTTAAAGGTAGCAGTGTCATATTAGATAATGGCTTAAATTATCTTGGAGATGAAAGATTCGGTTACGCAGCAGGTGTGCTAAGGCCAACAATGCTAAAGCAGTTAGTAATTTGTTTATTGGCATTGAAGTATCGAGATTTTTTAACGAAACAATTAAAGTATTTTAATGTTCTATTTGTTTTCTATTGTGCTTCGACGATATGGAGGTTTATTTTTAATGATATTGCGTTATTTGCCTCACGTTGTGGAATATTATTGAGCGTAGGAGAACCGGTGATAATCGTTTCATTGTTAGTATTATTTAAACCTAGCCAAAGGATGTTAGTTGCCGTTTTGCTCTCTTTGTTCGCAGTCGGTTCGTTTTATTTAAATAGCATTACGTTTAATTGCCCTCCTTATATGTCTATCTTATTTGGTGGAACGTATTGGAGGGACTGGTAATTTTAAATTTAATGCGATAATAATTATTTCTTGTAGTTTTAGTAACATAACTAGAAATAGTAGATATGAAAGTCCTGCTTATTAACAGCGCACGTTTTATACGCACGCCCGATGGCAAGGTGTATTCTAACGGCCAATTTCCATATACTTACTGGACGAGGTATCTGAAGCATTTTGATACGTTGATTTTGGTTTGCCGGATGTCCGATGTCAAAGAAGTGCCAGAAAGGTGGAATTTGTCTTCTGGCCCGAACATTACATTTGTTGGAACGCCAGATGATCACAATAAACCATTGATACAATTACAGAAGAAACAGAAACTACAAATTATTCGAAAACAGATGGATAGTTGCGATGCAGTCGTAATATGCCAATCATCGCTTGGTTGGTTAGCTGCACGCGAGGCAAAGAATAGAGGAATCCCATGGGCGGTTGAGGTAGTTTGTGATATATGGGATGCTTATTGGAATTATGGGACGTTACTGGGTAAGTTGTACGCCCCCATCGCCTGGCTGGATTCTTCTTATTGGATTAGACAGGCAGACTTTGCTAAGTATGTAACTAGCGAATACTTGCAGAGGCGATATCCTTGCAAGGGGGTGTCTTGTGGTGTGTCAGATGTACAGATTAATGCGGTTTCTAAGGTTATTCTTGAACAAAGAATTTCTGGATGGCGTGCAGCACAACCAGGTTTTCCAAAGACTTTTGTAGTCGGCATGATCGGTTCGCTGTTTACTCGTTATAAGGGGTTACATGTTGCATTGCGCGCATTGCACAGATTAGTGGATCAAGGCATGGCACTTGAATTGCGTGTTTTAGGTGATGGGAATCTAGACATTTGGCGCCAAGAAGCCAAGCAATTGCGCGTTATTGATTTGTTGCGTTTGGATGGATGTTTACCGAGTGGATATCCAGTCATGAAGTGGCTTGATGACTTAGATATCTATATTCAGCCAAGTTTCCAAGAAGGATTACCTCGGGCGCTCATAGAAGCTATGAGCAGAGGGTTGCCAGCCCTAGGGTCAACTTGTGGAGGTATTCCTGAATTATTGCCGAAAGAATGTTTACATCGCCCTGGAGATCACAAAACATTAGCCAAGCAATTGGAGAGGATGGTTCTAGATAATGTCTGGCGTATTCAACAGGCTCAACGGAATTTTAGCGAGGCTCAGAATTACTATGGAGAGCGGATAGATGATAGAAGAGATGCTTTTTGGCGTCAATTTATAGAGTACATCGGGAAAAAGCGCTATTAAAGATGATGAAAGATAGAGTTTGCTGTTTAATTGTTGGGGTATTGCCTGGTTCGCTAACCAATTTTCGCGGATCATTAATCAAGGCTATAATAGAGAAAGGGGTTAAAGTATGCACTGCCGCTAATGGGAGAGATGCCTCTATTGAAACTAAGGTATTGGAAATGGGCGCAGAGTATTACCCAATTCACATTAAGCGAGCAGGGGTGAATCCATTGGCTGACCTTGTTACCATATTGGATTTAATCAATTTAATGCGGCGGATTAAACCAGATATTGTTTTAACTTATACTATTAAACCTATTATTTATGGTGGATTAGCAGCAAGGTTATGCGGTGTCAAAAATATATTCTCAATGATAGAAGGCCTTGGCTATATATTTATGCCATATCAATCGCTATCACATGTTTTGTCTTCAACTGTGGCTAGGTGGTTGTATCGAATAGGGCTGTTGAGCAGTAAGCGTGTTTTTTTGCTCAACCCAGACGACTTAAATCAATTTGTTCGAGAAAGATATATATCTGGAGAGAAGGCAATATTACTTAATGGCATAGGGGTTGACCTTCAATATTATGCAAGAGAAGAATTACCGAAACTTTCTTGCATAAGATTCCTTATGGTTAGTCGTTTGTTAAAAGATAAAGGTGTTAGGGAATACGTAGAGGCGGCGAGGATGGTGCGAACGAGCTATCAGAATGTTGAATTTGTGCTTGCAGGAGATTTAGATGATAACCCAAATTCTATAAAGCAAGACGAATTGGATTCATGGCAAGAAGGTGGAATAATTAATTATGCCGGGTATATTAGTGACGTACGTCCACTCCTTCGAGATTGTCATGTTTACGTATTGCCTTCTTTTTATCGGGAGGGCATACCTCGGACAGTGCTTGAGGCAATGTCTGTCGGCAGGGCGATCATTACTACTGATGCGCCTGGATGTAGGGAAACGATTAAAAAAGCACTCGCTGAGGTATTGCCGGAGACGGAAGAAGTAAGAAATCTAAGAGTTGGCCTTAATGGTATTATGGTACCAGTAAAGAATGTAGAATCATTGGCAACGGCTATGCTGTTTTTTTTAAAACACACTGATCAGATTGCCATTATGGGCAATGAAAGTCGTTGCTATGTAGAAGAACGATATAATATTCGAGAAGTCAATGCGGTAATTTTGCATGAAATGGGGATAAAGAATTATAACAATGTTTGATTCAGTAAATAGATATCAAGATTTATTTAGGAATCAGGGTAAAAAAACTCTTCTGTTAGATGGTGTTTTATGGACACATTATCAAAAGATGATTGTTCCAATAGGTCCTGTGTCGCATGATCATGCCGCCGCTATAAAAAGGAGCCAGGATGCTTTGTTGCATTTTTTTAAAGAATGTATATTAATTCGAGGTGGGGGGGGATTTGTCAAAAAACCCGATGCTTGGTATGTAATACTTTGTGATACTCCTTATGATTTAGCAAATCTTTCGGCTAACACACGAAGCAAGGTAAGGCGCGGGCTAAATAATTGCATTGTGCGCAGGATCGATGCGCAATTTATGGTCCAATATGCATGGTCAGTATTCTCCTCTGGTTTTAGGCGATATAAAAAAGATTGGTTGAGGACATCTGAAGAGCAATTCAGAAAGAATATTGCCCTTACGAATGGTTTCGATGATATTGTTCATTACTGGGGAGTTTTTGAGAAGGAAACTGGAAAATTTATTGCGTATGCACAGAATTATTTATACGACAAAACAGAGGTCTATTACTGGATAATAAGATTTCGTGATGATTTTCTTCGTCTTTATCCGAGCTATGCTCTTTTCTACGAAATGAACAGGTATTATTTAAATAAAGAAAAATTTCTGTATGCAAATGCTGGTTTCCGCAGTCTTCTGCATGAAACAAATATTCAAGAATATCTTACGGAGAAATTTTTCTTTAGAAGACAGCCGATCAGATTAATAATGCACTATCGTTTTTTCGCCGGTGCATGTATGTCTTTGACATATCCGTACCGACAAATATTGGGGAAATTATATCAGCCGTTAGCCGCGTTTTATAAACTGGAGGAGATAAAACGGTCATAAAATTTTTAATTTACCATTATATTTTTACACTAGAATAGTGAAAATAGATGAAGAATATTCTTTTTAAAAAACTATCCAAAGAGAGAGTAGATTATGAAAAAATCATTCCTTCTAATTATGTTTTAGAGGTTTGGAAACCAAGATTATTTCAGTTAGCTCCAAGGAATTGTAGTGTAAGAATGTTTGTTGTTTTGTATGCCTCTTTTATTTGGAAAATTCTGTTAGGGAAGGATTCATATAAGATATTTATTATCCGCGATATTCGTGATTCCTCTATCAAACATTATAGTTTTGTGATACCTAAATATTGGAAATATCCTTTTATGAAAAAAAATGATTTTTTTATAGGGCCAGTGTGGACAGATATTGTAACAAGAAAACAGGGAATAGCTAGTTGTGTACTCTCTGAAATTCTTGCGAGGCATTCTGGAAAAGGCGATATTTACTGGCTTACCTCTGAAGAGAATTCGGCTTCCATCTCCCTATGCAAAAAATTTGGGTTTTTTGAAATTGGAGAGGCTCGTTGTTATATATTTGGCTATACTTGTTTAATTAAGCAATCTTGATAGAAAAAAATCAAATGGATTGGACATCTTTAATCTCTCAAACTCGACCAATAAGCGAATCAGCCATTATTCCATATACTGAGTTTGAATTTGCACGGAAATGTAGGGCTATGGGGGATAAGATTATTGAAAAAAATGGACAATTTTGGCGAGAAACACACCCAGGTTTTTATCAAGCATTGCACTGGTTGGCACGGATACCAGCAGCCAAAGCCATTAGGCCTACCTCATTTTGTTGGGGGTATCGTGCCACTTTGGCGGAGGAAGATGCTTCAGCAGCAAATGGTACAATGCCGGTACATCTCTTGAGAGATATTTCAAAATATGATATGAATTATCTTACTGCTAAACGTCGTAATGCGTTACGCAAGAGTCGCAACTCTGTGACGGTTGTTGAGTTAACTGGCCCAGCAATGCTTAATGATAGGGGTTATGAAGTTTTTAGGTCATCTGCGATTCGCACTGGATACTCTTCTATACCAACTAGAAAGGTTTATTTGGGGACCGTTGCTCAAAATTTCATGGTTCAAACTCTTGCTTTAGCTGGACTCGTCAGAAATAGCCTCGCCGGTTATTTGATTGGACATGCTGTTGGATCAACGGCCTATATGGATTCGTTAATTCTTGCAACTGAGCATTTGTCTACTCAAATTGGCACCGCCTTGGTTTATGATTTTGTTCAAATATGTCGTCGTTCGGATGCAATCCATGAAATAGTCTATGGGCAACATTCACGAGAAGATCAAAGCTTAGTCGCCTATAAGGAAGGCATGGGTTTTCCTGTGGTGTATTTGCCATCGATGGTGTACATACATCCATTTGTAGAAGCGATATTGCGTAGGTATAAACCTCATGTTTATTATAGATTGACGGGGCGAGGATAATCCTGAGCATTATGAAGCGTCTATTTGATTTTATTGTCTCGTTTCTTGGTATTGTTCTTATTTCGCCGATCCTTATGGTTGCGGCATTGCTTCTTAAAATTGCTGCCGGTAGTCCTGTGTTCTATAGACAGGATCGTGTTGGTCTGAGTGGAAAAATTTTTAAATTATATAAATTTCGTACGATGGTTATAGATGCGGATCAAATTGGAACTTCGGTGACTACAGGGCATGATTCGAGAATAACCCCTATAGGAAAGATTTTGCGTCGGTTCAAGCTGGATGAGTTACCGCAATTAATCAATGTGCTGAAAGGTGATATGAGTTTTGTTGGGCCAAGGCCGGATGTGCCGGGTTTTGCGGATAAATTACAGGGAGAAGACAGAATTATTTTGACCGTGCGTCCGGGAATTACAGGTCCGGCCACATTAAAGTATAGGAATGAGGAAGCGCTTTTGGCAGCGCAGGCAGATCCTGATAAGTATAATGCCGAGGTTATTTATCCGGATAAAGTGCGCCTTAATAGAGAATATGTCAAAAATCAGAGTTTTTTAGGAGATATGAAGTATCTCTTGATGACAGTTTTTGGGAGGCCGTTCCATGAATAGAAAATTTGCTCCCTGGCCATATTATGGCAAGGAAGAGATAGAGGCCGTAGCAAAAGTATTGCGGTCCGGCAAGGTAAACCAGTGGACCGGAACAGAAGTTTTTGATTTCGAGAAAGAATATGCCCGATATTTAGGGGTAAAGCATTGTGTCGCCCTTGCGAATGGCAGTGTAGCTTTGGACGTTGCTCTGGCCGCATTAGGGGTTGGCAAAGGAGATGAAGTTATTGTTACTCCTCGGACTTTTGTCGCATCGGCAAGCTGTATTGCTTTAAGAGGAGCTGTTCCTGTATTTGCCGATGTGGACAGGCAGAGTGGCAATATAACCGTTGAAACAGTCAGAAGGGTTTTTACTTCCAGGACCAAAGCGGTCATCGCGGTGC comes from Patescibacteria group bacterium and encodes:
- a CDS encoding EpsG family protein is translated as MIIRGWYIYYLFLFFLISLSLFFDFRKNSETKRLILYCFLVFILSLFAGTRIGWSDQEAYIWLYDMIPPLPVFLWGNTFVQLRMEYLFLLFNSVLKCFSDNPLTMFLSFAFITVALDLYAYKKYSPYFILSVVFFYATHYFSGAMVAMRTGIAMAFVLFGMSYLVNKKDSIFFIMVLIACFFHVSSIFVLFGYLLYRLKFSTKTLFFLIIGAFILGAFTPVANLVFSHFMQFKGSSVILDNGLNYLGDERFGYAAGVLRPTMLKQLVICLLALKYRDFLTKQLKYFNVLFVFYCASTIWRFIFNDIALFASRCGILLSVGEPVIIVSLLVLFKPSQRMLVAVLLSLFAVGSFYLNSITFNCPPYMSILFGGTYWRDW
- a CDS encoding sugar transferase is translated as MKRLFDFIVSFLGIVLISPILMVAALLLKIAAGSPVFYRQDRVGLSGKIFKLYKFRTMVIDADQIGTSVTTGHDSRITPIGKILRRFKLDELPQLINVLKGDMSFVGPRPDVPGFADKLQGEDRIILTVRPGITGPATLKYRNEEALLAAQADPDKYNAEVIYPDKVRLNREYVKNQSFLGDMKYLLMTVFGRPFHE
- a CDS encoding glycosyltransferase family 4 protein, whose translation is MMKDRVCCLIVGVLPGSLTNFRGSLIKAIIEKGVKVCTAANGRDASIETKVLEMGAEYYPIHIKRAGVNPLADLVTILDLINLMRRIKPDIVLTYTIKPIIYGGLAARLCGVKNIFSMIEGLGYIFMPYQSLSHVLSSTVARWLYRIGLLSSKRVFLLNPDDLNQFVRERYISGEKAILLNGIGVDLQYYAREELPKLSCIRFLMVSRLLKDKGVREYVEAARMVRTSYQNVEFVLAGDLDDNPNSIKQDELDSWQEGGIINYAGYISDVRPLLRDCHVYVLPSFYREGIPRTVLEAMSVGRAIITTDAPGCRETIKKALAEVLPETEEVRNLRVGLNGIMVPVKNVESLATAMLFFLKHTDQIAIMGNESRCYVEERYNIREVNAVILHEMGIKNYNNV
- a CDS encoding glycosyltransferase; the protein is MKDEKKRPIKVLHIIGGFNVGGIETWLLNVTRNLPASDYQFDFFAISSKEAALDNEIFKLGCKLFKSKSIQPSLFSIYDDLKKIVRENGPYDAFHSHVHYFGGFIVLVGYILKIPVRIVHSHTDTRLKESHSNFLRRVYIESMRLLVHLFATKGVGGSSETATDQFGKNWAKDSRWQVLPCGIDFKRFDIPRDRLLSLSLGIPVGAKVIGHIGRFEPVKNHFFLIKLFKKMLDRGNNIFLLLVGDGSLKGVIEKQVRNMGISDRVIFLGLRDDVPNLLRSVIDVFLLPSLYEGLPLAFIEAQLAGCYCLGADTFSKEAVLNSKSTMLLNLEGSFDEWVNKAEDFLSRPKIEDSEMLLSQYRNSTFDLKTNIKRLLSLYHNEEYQK
- a CDS encoding GNAT family protein; the protein is MKNILFKKLSKERVDYEKIIPSNYVLEVWKPRLFQLAPRNCSVRMFVVLYASFIWKILLGKDSYKIFIIRDIRDSSIKHYSFVIPKYWKYPFMKKNDFFIGPVWTDIVTRKQGIASCVLSEILARHSGKGDIYWLTSEENSASISLCKKFGFFEIGEARCYIFGYTCLIKQS
- a CDS encoding glycosyltransferase, with translation MKVLLINSARFIRTPDGKVYSNGQFPYTYWTRYLKHFDTLILVCRMSDVKEVPERWNLSSGPNITFVGTPDDHNKPLIQLQKKQKLQIIRKQMDSCDAVVICQSSLGWLAAREAKNRGIPWAVEVVCDIWDAYWNYGTLLGKLYAPIAWLDSSYWIRQADFAKYVTSEYLQRRYPCKGVSCGVSDVQINAVSKVILEQRISGWRAAQPGFPKTFVVGMIGSLFTRYKGLHVALRALHRLVDQGMALELRVLGDGNLDIWRQEAKQLRVIDLLRLDGCLPSGYPVMKWLDDLDIYIQPSFQEGLPRALIEAMSRGLPALGSTCGGIPELLPKECLHRPGDHKTLAKQLERMVLDNVWRIQQAQRNFSEAQNYYGERIDDRRDAFWRQFIEYIGKKRY